The following coding sequences lie in one Fundulus heteroclitus isolate FHET01 chromosome 20, MU-UCD_Fhet_4.1, whole genome shotgun sequence genomic window:
- the psma5 gene encoding proteasome subunit alpha type-5: MFLTRSEYDRGVNTFSPEGRLFQVEYAIEAIKLGSTAIGIQTSEGVCLAVEKRITSPLMEPNSIEKIVEIDSHIGCAMSGLIADAKTLIDKARVETQNHWFTYNETMTVESVTQAVSNLALQFGEEDADPGAMSRPFGVALLFGGVDEKGPQLYHMDPSGTFVQCDARAIGSASEGAQSSLQEVYHKSMTLKDAIKSSLTILKQVMEEKLNATNIELATVEPGKTFHMYTKEELEDVIKDI; this comes from the exons aGGTGTAAACACATTCTCGCCAGAAGGAAGATTGTTCCAGGTTGAATATGCCATAGAGGCAATAAAA CTTGGCTCCACCGCCATCGGCATCCAGACGTCGGAGGGCGTGTGTCTGGCTGTGGAGAAGAGGATCACCTCCCCGCTCATGGAGCCCAACAGCATTGAGAAGATCGTGGAGATTGACAGTCACATCG GTTGTGCCATGAGCGGCCTCATAGCTGATGCCAAGACTCTGATCGACAAAGCAAGAGTGGAAACACAG AACCACTGGTTCACCTACAACGAGACGATGACGGTGGAAAGTGTGACCCAGGCCGTGTCTAACCTGGCGCTGCAGTTCGGAGAGGAGGACGCCGACCCCGGTGCCATG AGCCGACCCTTTGGCGTCGCGTTGCTGTTCGGCGGGGTGGACGAGAAAGGACCTCAGCT GTACCACATGGACCCTTCAGGAACCTTTGTGCAGTGTGACGCCCGCGCGATCGGCTCCGCGTCAGAGGGAGCGCAGAGCTCTCTGCAGGAGGTCTACCACAAG TCGATGACATTAAAAGACGCCATCAAGTCCTCTCTGACCATCCTGAAGCAGGTGATGGAGGAGAAGCTCAACGCCACCAACATCGAG CTGGCCACAGTAGAGCCTGGTAAGACCTTCCACATGTACACCAAAGAGGAACTGGAGGATGTAATCAAGGACATCTAG